In Anopheles arabiensis isolate DONGOLA chromosome 2, AaraD3, whole genome shotgun sequence, the genomic window GTGCGGGTGTATTCGACGTCCAGTGTGGATGAAATGATTGCGAGGGCACACATGACGGTGCGCGTTTTGCGCCGTGTCCCAACAGCTGTGCTGTTTCCCGTCGATGCCGTGGTCGGCATTGATCAAACCGTGCGGGTGCGATCGTACGTGTCCGGTGTCGAGGAGGGGATGGTGTGGTCCTGCCAGAGCTCGAATGCGGGCGGCAATTGTGACGACACGTTCGAGGTGAGCGATGGCGAGGCATTGGTAACCTTCTACAAGGAGGGTCAGTACGTTGTGCAGGCCTCCATTGCCGGCGGGGAGGACCGGGAGTCGGAACCGCGGTGGACGTCGCTGTTGGTGGTTCATCCGAAGGTTACACCCGCGGTTCGCGTGCTCCAGTGGTCTCAGTATCCGGCCGTTGCCGGGGAACCGTTCGAGCTGCTCGTGAGCGTGGCCGGACTCGTGCCGAACTGTTACTCCAACTGGACCGTGCTGCAGGAGGAGGGCGGCTTCGCGTATTTTGATCCCGCGCAGCTGCCGAACGGCCGCACCTTGGGTGGTCTGTTCATACGCGATGTGGAGGAAAACTTTCTTGCCGAGCTGGTGGACTATGGGAACGACACGGTCGTGAAGGATGTGCCATTGTCCATTCCGGGTAGATCGCTTACCGGACCGTGGAAGGGGCTGGAACCGAACGTGCGCTATAAATTGCGCCTGGAAACGGTTTGCCCCGAACCGATCGACGATAGCAACCCGGGCGGACCACAAGCTCCACGCAACCCGATCAAAAGCCACTGGACGTTCGTGCTGGAGACAAATGGAGCACCGGAAGCTGTGCTACCGATGGTGCTGACCCCGAAAGCGAATGGAACAGCCCTAGACACCGTGTACAAGCTGGCGACCGGGATCGCGAAGGACACCGAACCGGACTACCCGCTGCGATACAGCTTCTGGTACGTGGCTGACGGTGTGGACGTACACGTGGCCACCTACTGGGAGATAACATCGGCCGAAACGGTTCTTCCGTACAGTAAAACTGGTTGCGTCGGAACGTACGCGGTCGTGTGTGATTCACGCAGCGCCTGTTCGAAGATCATCGGTCCGGACGCTTGCGTGCTTCCCGGGGCTGAACCATCAGCGGAAGCTGTACTGTGGGCGCTGGAATCGGTGGAGGCATTTTTCGATCGGCTCAACTATCGCGATGCGTTGAAAAATGCATTCGAGCTGTTGATAACGCTGCGCAACCGGCACTTGCCCCAGTACGACGGCGCGTACCGCCGGTTCGTCGAGCAGTTGCAGCAATCCATTGCGCACATCCGCAAGATGTACGCGGAAACGGCGTACCTGTCCGAGGCCGCAATCCAGGAGTTCATCGTGCAGGCAAAGCCCCTGCTCGATCTGGAAGAGGCGAACAATCACGCGCTGTTTGAGCAGTTGCTGGAGCTAATGGACGCGTCACCAAGGCCGAAACGCTCCGTACCAGCGCCCTCAATGGTTGGAGGTGCGACCAAACTCAACACCAAGCTGCTACTGATGGAGAGCTTAACTGTATCGAAAAACGTGTCCGTTGCGCGGCAGGCACGTACGAGTTTGTTAAGCTTCGTGCATCAGGCCGCCCGGAACTATTGCGCGCTCGAGCCGCACTACGTTTTTGTGGGCCAGCTGCTTACGCTGGAGGTGAATCGCTACCGTAGCGTTGCGGAAATGAACGTTGGCCACGTGCTAGTTCCGAACCACGTGCTGCTCAGCACTCCCGCCGGCCGCGGCCGGCTGCTGGACACCTTCCCCGAGACGGAGTATTTCTGTCTGGGGCGCGTATACTACGCCCGCGATCTGTTTGTCGAGCGGGCCGAGCAAGCGCACGAGCTGGACCTCGGCTTCTACGAAGCGTTCGTGCTGTCGGTGGAGAAGGGCGGCATGTGGACGCTGGTGGACTGGAGAAATGACTACTTTCTGTGGTCGCTGGACGGACGCCGGCTGCCGAATGTGACGGTATGTATGCACTTGGCGTGTTGAAAAGAAGCAACCAACCAAGGGCGGCCACTAACTCAACCTCTTGCAATGTTTTCAGTGTCAAACGTGGGGCAACGGTGTATGGAGCGGCCGGGACTGCACTACCGTCGAAACGGCCACGGATGAAGTGCGGTGTAATTGTACCAAGCTAGCATACCTTAGGTGGTGACCTCGAACGATAAGGAACTGTGAAAGGCGATACTTAAGACCTTGTTTATGTTTAACTTCTGCTTCCAGAATCTCAAATGAAACAGAACCAGCCCCAATCGAGGAGTCGAGTGGATACTCATCAACGGAACCCTATGCAATGTTCTCGACAAGCGGTCTCCAGTCTACAGTCGCTCCCGAACCAGGAAACACTCCCATTGTGGTGAGTTCGGAGCCCGATTTAATGTCTACGTCACCGGCAACAAGCGTGCGGCCGACCGTGATTGCGTCCGATGTTGTAACTGCTACCGAAAGCGATATGGTGACTCTGCCAGACAACGCGACCGAGCGTACGGAAACCTTTCCTATCGTACCGTCACCGAACACGTCCATCGCTCACCAGAATGGACCGAGCGCTCTTCTTCAGGGCGGTAACGAAACCGGCCCCACCAACAATCACACCAACCGATCGATGGCGGTTTCTTCGCTCGGATATACGGTCGTTGGAGCACTGGCTGTTGCTGCGCTAACGCTGGTCGTGTTAACCGTAGCGTACCGGAGGCGCAAAGCCGTTCTGCGTCTGGCCGATGAGCTACAGACCGTACCGTCCAGAGCACGTACACAGCCGTCGCCGCACGTGCGGTATGCTCGGTTTCAAGATGAGCACAATATGACCGGCGACAACGTGTCCACCATATCGGACGTACTGGCAATCTAAGGCGCACCATTTGAGTTGTGGTTTTGAGTGTTAATGAACCGACCTGCGTTTAAGCGTTCGCACGCTTTCCCACCAGAAGTGATCTCAAGATATCTTTACACCTCACCCTGCTTCTATTATCCTACGACCCattacatgtgtgtgtgtatgtagttGCCACTTTTGTGATTTTAGCGTAGTTTATGCATGTACAATTTCACAACGATAGATGTGAGCAAAGGCAATAATCACGTTATATTTGTAGAAGCTGATATATTTTATGGAAAAGTAAATTCTTCGTCGGTTTTGGAGGCAATAAaatacttacttatccggcgctacaaccgctttgcggtcttggcctgcctcaggagtgtccgaaaccgctcacggtctcgcgccttcgtctgccagtccgttatcccggccttaatggcggacgcctccacgccatcttgccacctcaatttgggcctaccacgcctcctctgtccttgtggacggcctaaaaagactttacgggctgggtcgtccgtttccatgcgtataacatggccagcccaccggagcctggcgagctttatacgctgtacgacagtgaggtcgccgtacatctcgtatagctcgtcattatagcggctcctccattgtccttccacacatacggggccaagtatccttctgagcatcttcctctcgaacgcggctaagagggtttcgtcagatttggacagtgtccatgtctcagaggcgtatgtgagcactggtactatataggtactatatagtcccagcttcgtccgtcgcgacaggttctttgaggtgaactgctttttttaTAGCTTTATAGCTTTTGGCAATAAAAtacaagaacataaaaaacaagcaaacaaatacaGAGTTTAGCAATAATTTCTTAACCTGTGGTGGTGTCGATGTCTCCTGTGGTGTTAAATTTGTCGATGGTGGTTACATTGTTCGTAAACATATTCAGACTCTTCACTCAAACGTTCATTTTGCTCATTTTGGCAAGCGGCGTTCCCGTTCGAGTTACCATTCTAAGTTTGTAATTAAGGTAAACGTTAGTTTAGCCACACTCTCATCACTCATATTCCCAGGGCAT contains:
- the LOC120896031 gene encoding LOW QUALITY PROTEIN: uncharacterized protein LOC120896031 (The sequence of the model RefSeq protein was modified relative to this genomic sequence to represent the inferred CDS: deleted 2 bases in 1 codon); its protein translation is MKRSYKALIGPVLWWVFCLAWIERSLAQEKPTFRIIAPEFICNPTQGHGSTPDSAAAGGVTGGNFTQSASARHLTIGFQTNGGQQLHYRVKAYFTLLGDTGFISQRHTVGLWRAVRQLEQRVRRERDVIAQRGQMTIGTDELVPGVVYTFGVVALDAAGVESEEQNFTMTYRDANQGASFEHGGSTRGGNDVSLVMLGAERTYADVDYLVTAQLIFCVRRVDYFYRWTIAEDGGATTANRWRLRWNAPRRLPCRRVRCSPARRTTSRCGCITSSVDEMIARAHMTVRVLRRVPTAVLFPVDAVVGIDQTVRVRSYVSGVEEGMVWSCQSSNAGGNCDDTFEVSDGEALVTFYKEGQYVVQASIAGGEDRESEPRWTSLLVVHPKVTPAVRVLQWSQYPAVAGEPFELLVSVAGLVPNCYSNWTVLQEEGGFAYFDPAQLPNGRTLGGLFIRDVEENFLAELVDYGNDTVVKDVPLSIPGRSLTGPWKGLEPNVRYKLRLETVCPEPIDDSNPGGPQAPRNPIKSHWTFVLETNGAPEAVLPMVLTPKANGTALDTVYKLATGIAKDTEPDYPLRYSFWYVADGVDVHVATYWEITSAETVLPYSKTGCVGTYAVVCDSRSACSKIIGPDACVLPGAEPSAEAVLWALESVEAFFDRLNYRDALKNAFELLITLRNRHLPQYDGAYRRFVEQLQQSIAHIRKMYAETAYLSEAAIQEFIVQAKPLLDLEEANNHALFEQLLELMDASPRPKRSVPAPSMVGGATKLNTKLLLMESLTVSKNVSVARQARTSLLSFVHQAARNYCALEPHYVFVGQLLTLEVNRYRSVAEMNVGHVLVPNHVLLSTPAGRGRLLDTFPETEYFCLGRVYYARDLFVERAEQAHELDLGFYEAFVLSVEKGGMWTLVDWRNDYFLWSLDGRRLPNVTCQTWGNGVWSGRDCTTVETATDEVRCNCTKLAYLRISNETEPAPIEESSGYSSTEPYAMFSTSGLQSTVAPEPGNTPIVVSSEPDLMSTSPATSVRPTVIASDVVTATESDMVTLPDNATERTETFPIVPSPNTSIAHQNGPSALLQGGNETGPTNNHTNRSMAVSSLGYTVVGALAVAALTLVVLTVAYRRRKAVLRLADELQTVPSRARTQPSPHVRYARFQDEHNMTGDNVSTISDVLAI